A single genomic interval of Borrelia sp. RT5S harbors:
- a CDS encoding NCS2 family permease: MFAVRETLLFQFKNNTINYKQEIYAGITTFLSMAYIIAVNPSILANTGMPIGALVTATCLVSAFSTILMGLYTNTPLALSCGMGLNAFFAFSVVIGMNIPWQVALSAVFVEGIIFIFLSLTKIKESIINLIPMNLKYAISVGTGLFITFIGLTNSGIIIKDDVTLVGLGPFNNINVCITFTGLFLIIFLEYKKIRGNILWSIIITTSITWIYGLLYAEAASASGINLPDGVLRYESISPIFNKLDFSYMTGDKIWSFIFIVLVLLFNDLFDTVGTMIGVAREGNMLDEKGNIPNAGKILLVDAIATTAGAVLGVSTVTTYVESSTGIAEGGKTGFTSVVTGVLFLVSILFAPLFVAIPASATAPALIYVGFLMFKGIKNIDLSNTVETIPSFLTILLIPLSYSIGSGLSIGIASYVVISIIYGLISGEVPKISFLTILLASIFIIKLFFYP; the protein is encoded by the coding sequence GTGTTTGCTGTAAGAGAAACGTTACTTTTTCAATTCAAAAATAATACTATCAATTATAAACAGGAAATATATGCTGGTATTACTACTTTTTTAAGTATGGCATACATAATAGCCGTAAATCCGTCTATCCTTGCGAATACGGGCATGCCCATAGGAGCTTTAGTCACTGCAACTTGTCTTGTATCTGCATTCTCCACAATCCTTATGGGACTCTATACAAATACACCCCTAGCCCTCTCTTGCGGGATGGGTCTTAACGCTTTTTTTGCATTCTCTGTAGTAATAGGGATGAATATTCCTTGGCAAGTGGCACTTTCTGCTGTCTTTGTTGAAGGTATTATTTTTATTTTTCTATCTCTAACGAAAATAAAAGAGAGTATCATAAATTTAATCCCTATGAATTTAAAATATGCCATATCGGTGGGTACGGGACTATTTATAACTTTTATTGGACTTACAAATAGCGGAATTATTATTAAAGATGACGTAACACTAGTTGGCCTTGGGCCATTTAATAACATAAACGTTTGTATTACATTCACGGGACTATTTTTAATAATCTTTCTAGAATACAAAAAGATAAGAGGAAATATCTTATGGTCAATTATCATAACGACATCAATAACTTGGATTTATGGCCTCCTTTACGCAGAAGCTGCCTCAGCTTCTGGAATAAACCTACCAGATGGTGTTTTAAGATATGAATCTATTAGCCCCATATTTAATAAGTTAGATTTTTCTTACATGACGGGAGATAAGATATGGAGCTTTATTTTTATAGTACTAGTTTTGTTGTTTAATGATCTATTTGATACTGTTGGCACCATGATAGGAGTAGCTAGGGAAGGAAACATGCTAGATGAGAAAGGTAACATTCCTAATGCAGGAAAGATACTATTAGTTGATGCTATTGCTACTACAGCCGGAGCTGTTCTGGGTGTATCTACCGTTACGACTTATGTTGAAAGTTCTACTGGCATTGCTGAGGGCGGGAAAACGGGATTTACATCTGTTGTAACAGGCGTACTTTTTCTAGTATCAATTCTCTTTGCTCCTTTATTTGTTGCCATCCCAGCAAGTGCAACAGCCCCTGCCCTAATTTATGTGGGATTTTTAATGTTTAAAGGAATTAAAAATATTGACCTATCAAATACAGTGGAAACTATTCCTAGCTTTTTAACAATACTCTTGATTCCATTAAGTTATAGCATAGGTTCTGGACTTAGCATTGGAATAGCATCTTATGTGGTAATAAGCATAATATATGGCTTAATATCAGGGGAGGTGCCTAAAATATCCTTCTTAACGATCTTACTAGCCTCCATTTTCATCATAAAATTATTTTTCTACCCCTAA